Proteins co-encoded in one Flavivirga eckloniae genomic window:
- a CDS encoding DNA-3-methyladenine glycosylase I, with the protein MNKKNRCQWCVGDDLYEAYHDEEWGTPVYDDDTLFEFLILETFQAGLSWITVLRKRENFRKAFDNFDYKKIANYNQNKMDSLLQDTGIIRNKLKVNATVTNAQAFMKIQEEFGSFSKYIWGFVDGKPIKNTFKTLKDIPANTPLSDTISKDLKKRGFKFVGTTVVYAHMQATGMVNDHVVDCFRYDKV; encoded by the coding sequence ATGAACAAAAAAAACAGATGCCAGTGGTGTGTTGGAGATGACTTATATGAAGCTTATCACGATGAAGAATGGGGTACCCCAGTTTATGATGACGACACGCTTTTCGAGTTTTTAATTTTAGAAACATTTCAAGCCGGATTAAGCTGGATTACCGTTTTAAGAAAACGCGAAAACTTCAGAAAGGCTTTTGATAATTTCGATTACAAAAAGATTGCTAATTACAACCAGAATAAGATGGATTCGCTCTTGCAAGATACCGGCATTATTAGAAACAAACTTAAAGTAAATGCTACAGTTACCAATGCACAGGCTTTTATGAAAATACAAGAAGAGTTTGGGAGTTTTAGCAAATATATTTGGGGCTTTGTGGATGGTAAGCCTATAAAAAACACTTTTAAAACCTTAAAAGATATTCCGGCAAATACACCTTTAAGTGATACTATTAGTAAAGATTTAAAAAAGCGCGGTTTTAAATTTGTTGGCACCACAGTCGTTTATGCCCATATGCAGGCTACGGGCATGGTAAACGATCATGTTGTGGATTGCTTTAGGTATGATAAAGTATAA
- a CDS encoding SIR2 family protein, giving the protein MNKIPVELKKAIDNNELLIFVGAGLSYNLTNINGKQLKGWSNLVENILNNLNEKGYAVDLLIPLLKKYEPIKVLDLIETDVDIPKKVIYSFIKDFLDIEKNNNVELHKKLYQLSKKIITTNYDNAFEIAIPELRKNKAYKGKNYELTTHKDSNSALLFKLHGCFEDADSMVLFPENYKNLYENIQKDAEHSLLVLRNIVINKSILFIGAGMGDFQINNIFKEVKNLQREYNQKHFIITNKPLDSSLDFLTAITIDQHSEIDSIIDSLISIKKEAENNDESKEVTVLKKQLEKAEKMIEELKNTSNKDKLLEREALKYFSKGVGHSLSSEPIKAAKEYEYALELKPDLHEALYNWGTDLGNLAKVKEGAEAEELYREAFGKFEKAVEIKPDLHEALYNWGTYLGNLAKVKEGAEAEELYREAFGKFEKAVEIKPDKHDTLYNWGTYLGNLAKAKEGSEAEELYREAFGKFEKAVEIKPDKHEAFNNWGIDLGNLAKAKEGSEAEELCREAFGKFEKAVEIKFDKQAALYNWGTSLGNLAQTKEGAEAEELYREAFGKFEKAVEIKPDLHEALYNWGTYLGNLAKGKEGPEAEELYREAFGKFEKAVEIKPDKHKAFNNWGIDLGNLAKAKEGSEAEELYREAFGKFEKAVEIKPDLHEALYNWGTDLGNLAKAKEGAEAEELYREAFGKFEKAVEIKPDKHEAFNNWGTYLGNLAKAKEGSEAEELYREAFGKFEKAVEIKPDKHEAFNNWGIDLGNLAKVKEGSEAEGLYREAFGKFEKAVEIKPDMHEALYNWGIDLGNLAKAKEGSEAEELYREAFGKFEKAIEYGASSYNLSCIYALKKEKENALKYLNISLLKGEINVDFVEKDEDWKEYLGDEEFIKLLKRYKKYSTKVPQ; this is encoded by the coding sequence ATGAATAAAATACCGGTAGAATTAAAAAAGGCAATTGATAATAATGAGTTATTAATATTTGTTGGCGCAGGATTATCCTATAATCTTACAAATATTAATGGCAAACAATTAAAAGGTTGGAGCAATTTAGTAGAAAATATTTTAAATAATTTGAATGAGAAAGGTTATGCAGTTGACTTGTTAATTCCATTGTTAAAAAAATATGAGCCTATAAAAGTTTTAGATTTAATTGAAACGGATGTTGATATTCCGAAAAAAGTGATATATAGTTTTATTAAAGATTTTTTAGACATAGAAAAAAACAACAATGTAGAGTTGCATAAGAAGTTATATCAGTTGTCCAAAAAAATAATTACGACTAATTATGATAACGCTTTTGAAATAGCTATTCCTGAATTAAGAAAAAATAAAGCCTATAAAGGGAAGAATTATGAATTAACTACACATAAAGACTCTAATTCAGCTTTGCTTTTTAAACTTCACGGATGTTTCGAAGATGCAGATTCTATGGTCTTATTCCCTGAAAATTACAAAAACCTCTATGAAAACATACAAAAAGATGCTGAACACTCTTTGTTGGTTTTGAGAAACATTGTAATCAATAAATCCATACTTTTTATTGGTGCAGGAATGGGAGATTTTCAAATAAATAATATTTTTAAAGAAGTTAAAAATTTGCAAAGGGAGTATAATCAAAAGCATTTTATTATAACCAACAAACCTTTAGATAGTTCTCTCGATTTTTTGACAGCCATAACTATTGACCAACATTCCGAAATAGACTCTATTATAGATAGCCTGATTTCTATAAAAAAAGAAGCTGAAAATAATGATGAATCCAAAGAAGTCACGGTCTTAAAAAAGCAACTAGAGAAAGCTGAAAAAATGATTGAAGAACTTAAAAACACGTCTAATAAGGATAAGTTATTGGAAAGAGAAGCTCTTAAGTATTTTTCTAAGGGAGTTGGACACAGTCTTTCAAGTGAGCCCATAAAAGCAGCTAAGGAATATGAATATGCTTTGGAGTTAAAACCCGACCTCCACGAAGCCTTATACAACTGGGGAACTGATTTAGGAAACTTAGCCAAAGTCAAAGAAGGGGCAGAAGCAGAGGAACTGTACAGGGAGGCCTTTGGTAAATTCGAAAAGGCCGTCGAGATAAAACCCGACCTCCATGAAGCCTTGTACAACTGGGGAACTTATTTAGGAAACTTAGCCAAAGTCAAAGAAGGGGCAGAAGCAGAGGAACTGTACAGGGAGGCCTTTGGTAAATTCGAAAAGGCCGTCGAGATAAAACCCGACAAGCACGACACCTTATACAACTGGGGAACTTATTTAGGAAACTTAGCCAAAGCCAAAGAAGGCTCAGAAGCAGAGGAACTGTACAGAGAGGCCTTTGGCAAATTCGAAAAGGCCGTCGAGATAAAACCTGACAAGCACGAGGCCTTTAACAACTGGGGAATTGATTTAGGAAACTTAGCCAAAGCCAAGGAAGGCTCTGAAGCAGAGGAACTGTGCAGAGAAGCCTTTGGTAAATTCGAAAAGGCTGTTGAGATAAAATTCGACAAGCAAGCCGCCTTATACAACTGGGGAACTTCTTTAGGAAACTTAGCCCAAACCAAAGAAGGCGCAGAAGCAGAGGAATTGTATAGGGAGGCCTTTGGCAAATTCGAAAAGGCCGTCGAGATAAAACCCGACCTCCATGAAGCCTTGTACAACTGGGGAACTTATTTAGGAAACTTAGCCAAAGGCAAAGAAGGTCCAGAAGCAGAGGAACTGTACAGAGAGGCCTTTGGCAAATTCGAAAAGGCCGTCGAGATAAAACCCGACAAGCACAAGGCCTTTAACAATTGGGGAATTGATTTAGGAAACTTAGCCAAAGCCAAAGAAGGCTCAGAAGCAGAGGAACTGTACAGGGAGGCCTTTGGTAAATTCGAAAAGGCCGTCGAGATAAAACCCGACCTCCATGAAGCCTTATACAACTGGGGAACTGATTTAGGAAACTTAGCCAAAGCCAAAGAAGGGGCAGAAGCAGAGGAACTGTACAGGGAGGCCTTTGGTAAATTCGAAAAGGCCGTCGAGATAAAACCCGACAAGCACGAGGCCTTTAACAACTGGGGAACTTATTTAGGAAACTTAGCCAAAGCCAAAGAAGGCTCAGAAGCAGAGGAACTGTACAGAGAGGCCTTTGGCAAATTCGAAAAGGCCGTCGAGATAAAACCTGACAAGCACGAGGCCTTTAACAACTGGGGAATTGATTTAGGAAACTTAGCCAAAGTCAAGGAAGGCTCAGAAGCAGAGGGACTGTACAGAGAGGCCTTTGGCAAATTCGAAAAGGCTGTTGAGATAAAACCCGACATGCACGAAGCCCTATACAACTGGGGAATTGATTTAGGAAACTTAGCCAAAGCCAAGGAAGGTTCTGAAGCAGAGGAACTGTACAGAGAGGCCTTTGGTAAATTCGAAAAGGCTATCGAATATGGAGCAAGCTCTTATAATCTTTCATGTATTTATGCTTTAAAAAAAGAAAAAGAAAATGCATTAAAATATTTGAATATTAGTTTATTGAAAGGCGAAATAAATGTTGATTTTGTTGAAAAAGATGAAGACTGGAAAGAATATCTTGGAGATGAAGAGTTTATAAAGTTATTAAAAAGATATAAGAAGTATAGTACAAAAGTGCCACAATGA
- a CDS encoding RNA polymerase sigma factor, protein MSTQNEIFLKVIHQNQALIHKVCNIYRDTIEDKEDLFQEITYQLFRAYPKFEGRSKITTWMYRIALNTAMASFRKSKVIISKDKAIPEVPLEEGEESMNKERLFSAIRQLDDAEKALVSLYLEGMDYSEIADVIGITKNNVGVRLNRIKNKIKTLIK, encoded by the coding sequence GTGTCAACACAAAACGAAATTTTTTTAAAAGTCATTCATCAAAACCAAGCTCTAATTCATAAGGTTTGCAATATCTACCGCGATACCATAGAGGATAAAGAAGACTTGTTTCAGGAAATCACGTATCAACTGTTTAGAGCCTATCCGAAGTTTGAAGGGCGTTCAAAAATAACCACATGGATGTACAGAATTGCATTAAATACAGCCATGGCGAGTTTTAGGAAAAGCAAGGTTATAATCTCTAAAGACAAAGCAATTCCAGAAGTACCACTCGAGGAAGGTGAAGAAAGCATGAATAAGGAGCGTTTGTTTTCTGCAATCAGGCAATTAGATGATGCCGAAAAAGCTCTAGTTTCACTATACCTGGAAGGTATGGATTACTCGGAAATTGCAGATGTAATAGGGATTACTAAAAACAACGTAGGCGTACGCTTAAACAGAATTAAAAATAAAATAAAAACATTAATAAAATAA